In the genome of Anomalospiza imberbis isolate Cuckoo-Finch-1a 21T00152 chromosome 27, ASM3175350v1, whole genome shotgun sequence, one region contains:
- the CCDC124 gene encoding coiled-coil domain-containing protein 124 yields the protein MPKKFQGENSKSAAARARRAEAKAAAEARRQQELEDELWKDEDKHVLRKEQRKEEREKRRLEQLERRKELQRLLEEEDAKLKGKTPRQGNTGKITRAQIEENVRKEQRESADAAEKEKSHLELPLEENLNRRLPEEGAVEARSIEDAIAALSVSQPPERHPERRLRAAFAAFEELQLPRLRREHPNMRLSQLRQLLKKEWLRSPENPLNQRHKPYNSPP from the exons ATGCCCAAGAAATTCCAGGGGGAGAACAGCAAGTCGGCGGCGGCGCGCGCCCGCAGGGCCGAGGCCAAGGCGGCGGCGGAGGCGCGgcggcagcaggagctggaggatgaGCTCTGGAAGGACGAGGACAAACACGTCCtgaggaaggagcagaggaag GAGGAGCGGGAGAAGCGGcgcctggagcagctggagcgCCGCAAGGAGCTGCAGcggctgctggaggaggaggacgcCAAGCTCAAGGGCAAAACTCCCCGGCAGGGAAACACCGGGAAGATCACCCGCGCCCAGATCGAGGAGAACGTCCGcaaggagcagagggaaagcGCAGACGCAG CGGAGAAGGAGAAATCGCACCTGGAGCTGCCGCTGGAGGAGAACCTGAACCGGCGGCTGCCTGAGGAGGGCGCTGTGGAGGCGCGCAGCATCGAGGACGCCATCGCCGCCCTCAG cgtGTCCCAGCCCCCGGAGCGCCACCCCGAGCGCCGGCTCCGCGCCGCCTTCGCCGCCTtcgaggagctgcagctgccgcggcTGCGGCGGGAGCACCCCAACATGCGGCTGAGCCAGCTGCGCCAGCTGCTCAAgaaggagtggctgaggtcccCCGAGAACCCCCTGAACCAGCGGCACAAACCCTACAACAGCCCCCCGTAG